In Phreatobacter stygius, a genomic segment contains:
- the flgK gene encoding flagellar hook-associated protein FlgK encodes MALSSALNNALSGLRFTSTAMSLTGANIANAGNSTYTRKTIDPISMLSGTGIGGVEAGSVRREFDAFVQRQLISERSNGYYASTRANFMGRLDQAFGAPGSARALDTVMNNFSTAFQTLQTSPESATARAGVINSATVLTQSLRSLSSTIQGMRQDAEQGLADATKALNGLLGDLQSMNETLRTTSTSDASRAGLLDRRDDLVDQISQYVDVRVAYDSSDGVQLYGGNGFVLLSGTSPTLNFDARGLIGPANQYDPDPAKRSVGTITAAIGGSTVDLVAQGVFKSGKIGALLELRDKSLVAAQDQLDQIAGGLAQALGTSSSSSAVTVPGPGPTTGFDTPLGPGLSDGDTVTVEATVNGVKQKFTFKRVDDAAVPITDGMSADPNDKVFRLTGNSAAGHASQMQAAIDSWAAGAGAPAGAFAVSVSGGNLRVLADPTVAGGASVGQAKANVTAQSINGGAPALPFFIDNTAPGGLYTDRITASGSQITGLAGRIDINAALKADPSGLVVMQTSPRTQDSDATRPNFLSNALNSATRYFSPEAGIGSAGTPFQGSLLSYTRNVISTQSNEAAVAKQLNEGQQVVISQLQARYDASSAVNIDTEMSMLIQLQTAYGANARVMSAVKEMFDILRQM; translated from the coding sequence ATGGCCCTGTCGAGTGCCCTCAACAACGCGTTGTCCGGATTGCGGTTCACCTCGACCGCGATGAGCCTGACCGGCGCCAATATCGCCAATGCCGGAAACTCGACCTATACCCGCAAGACCATCGACCCGATCTCGATGCTGTCGGGCACCGGCATCGGCGGGGTCGAGGCCGGCAGCGTCCGGCGTGAATTCGACGCCTTCGTCCAGCGCCAGCTGATCTCCGAACGGTCGAACGGCTATTACGCCTCGACCCGGGCGAATTTCATGGGCCGGCTCGACCAGGCCTTCGGCGCGCCGGGTTCGGCGCGCGCGCTCGACACGGTGATGAACAATTTCTCCACCGCGTTCCAGACCCTGCAGACCTCGCCGGAAAGCGCCACCGCGCGCGCCGGCGTGATCAATTCGGCGACCGTGCTGACCCAGTCGCTGCGGTCGCTCAGCAGCACCATCCAGGGCATGCGCCAGGATGCCGAACAGGGCCTGGCGGACGCGACCAAGGCGCTCAACGGGCTGCTCGGCGACCTGCAGTCGATGAACGAGACCTTGCGCACCACCAGCACCTCGGACGCCTCGCGCGCCGGGCTCCTGGACCGGCGCGACGACCTGGTCGACCAGATCTCGCAATATGTCGACGTGCGTGTGGCCTATGATTCCAGCGACGGCGTGCAGCTTTATGGCGGCAACGGCTTCGTGCTGCTCAGCGGCACGTCGCCGACCCTGAATTTCGACGCCCGCGGCCTGATCGGCCCGGCCAATCAATATGATCCGGATCCGGCCAAGCGCTCGGTCGGCACCATTACCGCGGCGATCGGCGGCTCGACCGTCGACCTGGTCGCCCAGGGCGTGTTCAAGTCCGGCAAGATCGGCGCGCTCCTGGAACTGCGCGACAAGTCGCTGGTGGCGGCCCAGGACCAGCTCGACCAGATCGCCGGCGGCCTGGCCCAGGCGCTCGGAACCTCGTCGAGCTCCAGCGCGGTGACCGTTCCGGGCCCGGGCCCGACCACCGGTTTCGACACGCCGCTCGGGCCCGGCCTGTCGGATGGCGACACCGTGACGGTGGAAGCCACCGTCAACGGGGTGAAGCAGAAATTCACCTTCAAGCGGGTCGACGACGCCGCGGTGCCGATCACCGACGGCATGTCGGCCGATCCGAACGACAAGGTGTTCCGGCTGACCGGCAATTCGGCCGCCGGCCACGCCAGCCAGATGCAGGCGGCGATCGACAGCTGGGCGGCCGGCGCCGGCGCGCCGGCGGGCGCCTTCGCGGTGTCGGTGTCGGGCGGCAATCTGCGCGTGCTGGCCGACCCGACGGTCGCCGGCGGCGCCTCGGTCGGCCAGGCCAAGGCCAATGTCACCGCCCAGTCGATCAATGGCGGCGCGCCCGCCTTGCCGTTCTTCATCGACAATACCGCGCCCGGCGGGCTCTATACCGACCGGATCACCGCCTCGGGGTCGCAGATCACCGGGCTTGCCGGCCGGATCGACATCAATGCCGCGCTGAAGGCCGATCCGAGCGGCCTGGTGGTGATGCAGACCAGCCCCCGGACCCAGGATTCGGACGCGACGCGGCCGAACTTCCTGAGCAACGCGCTGAACAGCGCCACCCGCTATTTCTCACCCGAGGCCGGCATCGGCTCGGCCGGGACGCCGTTCCAGGGCTCGCTCCTGTCCTATACCCGCAACGTCATTTCGACCCAGAGCAACGAGGCGGCGGTCGCCAAGCAGCTCAACGAAGGCCAGCAGGTGGTGATCAGCCAGTTGCAGGCCCGCTACGACGCCAGCTCCGCCGTCAATATCGATACCGAGATGTCGATGCTGATCCAGCTCCAGACCGCCTATGGCGCCAATGCGCGCGTCATGTCGGCGGTCAAGGAGATGTTCGACATTCTCCGGCAGATGTGA